In one Plasmodium vivax chromosome 4, whole genome shotgun sequence genomic region, the following are encoded:
- a CDS encoding serine-repeat antigen (SERA), putative (encoded by transcript PVX_003790A), protein MKINQVAQYVLFALVAHLVKRVKTNILVNCFGMLHCKICHIAIRNCFLSGTSNLTKCLQCEEKYYNIQPCTHQTENFLKTSRDKGAFVEMKDHDYLTDGKVDDLISEVVKISLERQKNAVPAAEDRNEDFHKKIMQLCLYSNFNDNYENAKKHTQASVEEVERHIHKIINMYMRESNNMEHIINSLKNPALCLKNPAEWTKDRAGYKDNDVPSVGIIPERKLFKPYEVKSLMSSLYSYKSNCNRQFCDRFSDPNECEHSIRVLNQGTCGNCWAFASSQVISAYRCRKGLGFAEPSVKYVTLCRNRHSDDYEENPLGHYNDNICREGGHLSYYLDTVDKTGMLPTSYDVPYNEPLRGADCPESTAKWANIWEKVNPLTRILNGYLYRGYFKISFHEYARSGKTQELISLIKDYIMDQGSLFVSMEVNEKLSFDHDGEKVMMNCEYKASPDHALTLIGYGDYIKPSGEKSSYWLIRNSWGSHWGDKGNFKVDMYGPPNCNGAVLCNAFPLLLQMNGKKITKPLPKDLASTDNKVRYDHSIFNRDNNRAQSRRYNQNREQDRPNGRADNNPFDNPKYNEIYDDDDRDAPAFDPFRGDYVYPHMDNANGAERGNEGMNDNRGGKIRRKVFKTSLVVTIGDTQFKRDIFMKRKEEYKEQHSCLRTYSLDSLADVSCRNNCEQYIDLCKHYTSIGRCLMRFANNYKCVYCGM, encoded by the exons ATGAAGATAAATCAGGTCGCGCAGTACGTCCTGTTCGCCCTGGttgcccatttggtgaagaGAG TCAAGACCAACATCCTAGTGAACTGCTTCGGCATGCTGCACTGCAAAATATGCCACATAGCCATACGGAACTGCTTCCTATCTGGGACGAGCAACTTGACAAAGTGTTTGCAGTGCGAGGAGAAGTACTATAACATTCAGCCGTGTACCCACCAGACAG AAAACTTCCTGAAGACCTCCAGGGACAAGGGAGCCTTCGTGGAGATGAAGGACCAT GACTACCTAACGGATGGCAAGGTAGACGACCTCATTTCCGAAGTCGTAAAGATATCACTGGAGAGGCAGAAAAATGCAGTGCCGGCAGCAGAAGACAGGAACGAAGATTTCCACAAGAAAATCATGCAGCTCTGTTTGTACTCCAATTTTAATGATAACTACGAAAATGCGAAGAAGCACACACAGGCAAGTGTAGAAGAGGTAGAAAGGCacatacataaaattattaacatgtACATGCGGGAGAGTAACAACATGGAGCATATTATTAACTCGCTGAAGAACCCAGCGCTGTGTCTGAAAAATCCTGCAGAGTGGACGAAGGACAGGGCGGGCTACAAGGACAACGATGTGCCTTCGGTAGGCATCATCCCAGAGAGGAAGCTGTTCAAGCCCTACGAGGTGAAGTCCCTCATGAGCTCCCTTTACAGCTACAAGTCGAATTGCAACCGGCAATTCTGCGATAGATTCTCGGACCCCAACGAGTGCGAACACAGCATCCGGGTCCTCAACCAGGGGACATGTGGAAACTGCTGGGCCTTCGCCTCCTCGCAAGTAATCTCCGCCTACAGGTGCAGGAAGGGTCTAGGCTTCGCGGAGCCCTCCGTCAAGTACGTCACGCTCTGCAGAAACAGGCACTCGGATGACTACGAAGAAAACCCCTTAGGCCACTACAACGATAACATTTGTAGAGAAGGGGGACATCTCTCATACTACCTGGATACCGTAGACAAAACGGGGATGCTTCCTACCTCCTACGACGTCCCATATAACGAACCTTTGAGAGGGGCAGACTGTCCTGAGTCCACTGCCAAATGGGCAAACATTTGGGAGAAGGTCAACCCATTAACTAGAATTCTAAATGGGTACCTATACCGAGGGTATTTCAAAATCTCCTTTCATGAGTATGCAAGAAGTGGAAAGACGCAAGAGCTTATTAGCTTAATTAAGGACTACATAATGGACCAGGGGTCCTTGTTCGTTTCCATGGAGGTGAATGAGAAGCTAAGTTTCGACCATGATGGGGAGAAGGTCATGATGAACTGCGAATATAAAGCATCTCCTGACCATGCCTTGACGTTAATAGGATATGGTGATTATATAAAACCTTCTGGAGAGAAAAGCTCCTACTGGTTAATCAGAAACAGCTGGGGCTCTCACTGGGGAGACAAAGGAAACTTTAAAGTTGACATGTATGGTCCTCCCAATTGTAACGGTGCAGTGCTGTGCAATGCCTTCCCTTTATTGCTCCAAAtgaatgggaagaaaattaCCAAGCCGCTTCCTAAAGACTTAGCCTCTACAGACAACAAGGTCCGCTACGATCACTCAATCTTTAATAGAGACAATAACAGAGCGCAGTCCAGGAGGTACAACCAGAATAGAGAACAGGACCGACCCAATGGCCGGGCAGATAACAACCCCTTTGATAACCCCAAgtataatgaaatatatgaTGACGATGACAGGGACGCGCCAGCTTTTGATCCCTTCAGGGGGGACTACGTCTACCCCCACATGGATAATGCCAACGGCGCGGAGCGCGGCAACGAGGGCATGAATGACAACCGCGGAGGAAAAATCCGCCGAAAGGTGTTCAAGACCTCCCTCGTCGTCACCATCGGGGACACGCAGTTCAAGCGGGACATCTTCATGAAAA
- a CDS encoding serine-repeat antigen (SERA) (encoded by transcript PVX_003800A), with product MRIRPAALILILALLTSTNVTICEAHKIDDVTQGGNKGTSGGGSNSAPPSKNKPPNDGSNNDEISFPTKTISFSMPPTLEGGGSKNDSAGSADQVGGTTGGSPPSSNNATGGSSNSSGKKAGNTHIPSRGLQKTKSSARGVTQKGHQTAVDIFGGSTTKSNAPHEGPHHVESALLKNYKGVKVTGSCGSYFRVYLVPHILIYALTKNSIIQIESLFDDNTRVDFEYADDIVNKCEEGKNFKLIVYLKGNILTLKWKVLPSSDHSAAGTKADVRKFKLPQLERPFSSIQVYTADVKAGLIESKNYALGADIPDKCNAIATDCFLNGNVNIDKCFQCALLVQGGDATSNECFNYVSKDLQDKHSNAKVKGQDELSPKEYELTESIDIILKNIYKVDTINKKKVLISMDDFDDVLKAELLNYCKLLKEMDVKGTLDNCELGNEVDIFNNMVRLLSMHPKENIITLQDKLRNTAICLKNVDEWVENKRGLVLPEGGEKAALEGNPTEVVDDEEEEHAGEGKLLDQDMYKKDEDGTIDLVKAGKELKLRSPYFKNSKYCNYEYCDRWKDKTSCISNIEVEEQGNCGLCWVFASKLHLETIRCMRGYGHFRSSALYVANCSKRNPKDICTVGSNPIEFLKIVQDTGFLPLEADHPYLHKNAGNECPAPKENWINLWGNSKLLFHKMYGHFMSYKGFISYESSHFKDNMHIFIDLIKREVQNKGSVIIYIKTKDVIGYDFNGRGVHNMCGDKTPDHAANIVGYGNYINTKGVKRSYWIVRNSWGYYWGNEGTFKVDMLGPKGCKYNFIHTAVVFKVNLGAIDIPNKDVDLNRTYFPKHNSDFFHSLYFNNYDEEADGEEKPVFQGARSSEEGGSGSGSGSGGSGGGSGTKSKKGSKKKQISGQDAAAATAGATGGASSIARSGLPPKSPKPSPSAEKKIQILHVLKHIENSKIVRGLVKYENISETQNDHSCARAHSKNPDRLDECKLFCEENWNSCKNHYSPGYCLAKLYSGGNCYFCYV from the exons ATGAGGATACGACCCGCGGCGCTCATTCTCATTTTAG CCCTTTTGACTAGCACCAATGTCACCATATGCGAAGCGCATAAGATAGACGATGTAACCCAGGGGGGCAACAAAGGAACAAGTGGAGGGGGGAGCAACTCCGCCCCCCCTTCGAAAAACAAGCCCCCAAATGATGGGTCCAATAATGATGAGATATCCTTTCCAACCAAAACGATATCGTTTAGTATGCCCCCCACTTTGGAAGGCGGGGGATCTAAGAATGACAGTGCGGGGAGTGCAGACCAAGTGGGAGGAACAACGGGTGGCTCTCCCCCATCGAGCAATAACGCTACCGGAGGGAGCAGCAACTCCAGTGGCAAGAAAGCAGGGAACACACATATTCCCTCACGGGGGCTTCAAAAGACGAAATCGTCCGCCCGTGGAGTAACACAGAAGGGCCACCAAACAGCAGTAGACATTTTCGGAGGAAGTACCACCAAATCGAATGCCCCCCATGAAGGCCCACATCATGTAGAATCAGCCTTATTAAAAAACTACAAAGGGGTGAAAGTTACGGGCTCGTGTGGGTCCTACTTTCGAGTGTACCTAGTGCCGCACATACTAATCTATGCCTTAACAAAGAACTCCATCATCCAGATAGAGTCCCTCTTCGACGATAACACGAGGGTCGATTTTGAGTACGCCGATGACATTGTGAATAAGTgcgaggaggggaagaactTCAAGTTGATTGTCTACTTGAAGGGGAACATCTTGACGCTCAAGTGGAAGGTGCTCCCATCGTCGGACCACTCGG cggCCGGCACCAAGGCGGACGTGCGGAAGTTCAAACTCCCGCAGCTGGAGCGCCCCTTCAGCTCGATACAGGTGTACACGGCGGACGTGAAGGCGGGGCTAATCGAGAGCAAGAACTACGCGCTGGGCGCTGACATCCCGG acAAATGCAACGCCATCGCCACGGACTGCTTCCTAAACGGAAACGTGAACATCGATAAGTGCTTCCAGTGCGCGCTGCTGGTGCAGGGCGGAGACGCCACCTCCAACGAGTGCTTCAACTACGTGTCGAAGGACCTGCAGGATAAACATAGCAACGCCAAAGTGAAGGGGCAAGACGAACTGAGTCCGAAGGAGTACGAGCTCACCGAGTCCATTGACATCATCCTAAAGAACATTTATAAAGTAGATACGATCAATAAGAAGAAGGTCCTCATCAGCATGGATGACTTCGATGACGTTCTGAAAGCGGAGCTACTGAACTACTGTAAGCTCCTAAAAGAAATGGACGTCAAGGGAACTCTAGATAACTGCGAGTTGGGAAACGAAGTGGACATCTTCAATAACATGGTAAGACTGCTAAGTATGCACCCTAAAGAGAATATCATCACCTTGCAGGATAAGTTACGCAACACGGCAATTTGTTTGAAGAATGTAGACGAGTGGGTTGAAAACAAACGAGGATTGGTGCTtccagaagggggggaaaaagccGCACTTGAAGGGAACCCTACGGAAGTGGtcgatgatgaggaggaagaacatGCAGGGGAAGGTAAACTGCTCGATCAGGACATGTACAAAAAGGATGAAGATGGAACCATCGATTTGGTCAAAGCGGGAAAGGAGTTAAAGTTAAGGTCtccttattttaaaaatagcaaataCTGCAATTATGAGTACTGTGATAGGTGGAAGGACAAAACGAGTTGCATCTCAAACATTGAAGTGGAAGAGCAAGGGAACTGTGGACTCTGTTGGGTGTTCGCATCGAAGTTGCACTTGGAAACGATCAGGTGTATGAGGGGGTATGGCCACTTCCGCAGCTCCGCTTTGTATGTGGCCAACTGCTCCAAGAGGAACCCAAAGGATATCTGCACAGTGGGGTCTAACCCGATAGAGTTTCTGAAGATCGTGCAGGACACAGGATTTTTGCCCCTTGAAGCCGACCACCCCTACCTTCACAAGAACGCAGGGAATGAGTGCCCAGCGCCAAAGGAGAACTGGATCAACCTGTGGGGCAATAGCAAGTTACTTTTCCACAAAATGTATGGCCATTTTATGAGTTACAAAGGATTCATCTCCTACGAAAGTTCGCACTTTAAGGataatatgcacattttcaTTGACCTCATAAAACGGGAGGTGCAAAACAAAGGCTCCGTAATCATTTACATCAAAACGAAGGATGTTATTGGGTACGATTTTAACGGCAGAGGGGTGCACAACATGTGCGGTGATAAAACGCCTGACCATGCAGCGAACATCGTGGGTTATGGTAACTACATCAATACGAAGGGGGTCAAGAGGTCCTACTGGATTGTTAGAAACAGCTGGGGCTACTACTGGGGCAATGAAGGCACCTTCAAAGTGGACATGCTCGGCCCGAAGGGATGCAAATATAACTTCATTCACACCGCCGTCGTTTTTAAGGTGAACTTGGGCGCTATAGACATCCCCAATAAGGACGTGGACCTCAACCGCACCTACTTCCCCAAGCACAACTCGGACTTCTTCCACAGCCTCTACTTTAACAACTACGATGAGGAGGCGGACGGCGAGGAGAAGCCCGTCTTCCAGGGGGCGCGAAGCAGCGAGGAGGGTGGAAGTGGAagtggaagtggaagcggcggtAGCGGCGGTGGAAGTGGCACCAAGTCCAAGAAGGGCTccaagaagaagcaaatttCAGGCCAAGATGCAGCCGCCGCCACGGCAGGTGCCACTGGAGGTGCCTCCTCTATCGCGCGTTCCGGCCTACCTCCCAAAAGCCCCAAGCCGAGCCCATCAGCGGAGAAAAAGATCCAAATTCTGCACGTGCTGAAGCACATTGAAAACTCCAAAATTGTCCGGGGGCTGgtgaaatatgaaaatataagcGAGACGCAAAATGACCACAGCTGCGCAAGGGCTCACTCGAAGAACCCAGACAGGCTGGACGAGTGCAAGCTCTTCTGTGAGGAGAACTGGAACAGCTGCAAGAACCACTACTCTCCAGGGTACTGCCTTGCCAAGCTGTATAGCGGCGGCAACTGCTACTTCTGCTATGTGTGA
- a CDS encoding serine-repeat antigen (SERA) (encoded by transcript PVX_003795A) yields the protein MGRQPCLPEVQKQQTRQTATEPESAGAASTQAEDDAEQGIQITSALLKHFNGIKITGSCKEPFRVFLSPHLWIYAVPPENKIQLRPNFGPITSIELGNLSNDCKKGANNSFKLIVHTSDDILTLKWKVTGEGAAPGNKADVKKYKLPTLERPFTSVQVHSANAKSKIIESKFYDIGSGMPAQCSAIATNCFLSGSLEIEHCYHCTLLEKKLAQDSECFKYVSSEAKELIEKDTPIKAQEEDANSADHKLIESIDVILKAVYKSDKDEEKKELITPEEVDENLKKELANYCTLLKEVDTSGTLNNHQMANEEETFRNLTRLLRMHSEENVVTLQDKLRNAAICIKHIDKWILNKRGLTLPEEGYPSEGYPPEEYPPEELLKEIEKEKSALNDEAFAKDTNGVIHLDKPPNEMKFKSPYFKKSKYCNNEYCDRWKDKTSCMSNIEVEEQGDCGLCWIFASKLHLETIRCMRGYGHFRSSALFVANCSKRKPEDRCNVGSNPTEFLQIVKDTGFLPLESDLPYSYSDAGNSCPNKRNKWTNLWGDTKLLYHKRPNQFAQTLGYVSYESSRFEHSIDLFIDILKREIQNKGSVIIYIKTNNVIDYDFNGRVVHSLCGHKDADHAANLIGYGNYISAGGEKRSYWIVRNSWGYYWGDEGNFKVDMYGPEGCKRNFIHTAVVFKIDLGIVEVPKKDEGSIYSYFVQYVPNFLHSLFYVSYGKGADKGAAVVTGQAGGAVVTGQTETPTPEAAKNGDQPGAQGSEAEVAEGGQAGNEAPGGLQESAVSSQTSEVTPQSSITAPQIGAVAPQIGAAAPQIDVAAPQIDVVAPQTRSVDAPQTSSVAAHPPNVTPQNVTLGEGQHAGGVGSLIPADNSGEKNIPVMHLLKYVKETKMTRAFVTYGSLSEIEGSHSCSRIYAKDEEGHEECAQFCLKNWPACRGHYSPGYCLTKMYTGSNCLFCSV from the exons ATGGGGAGACAGCCCTGCCTCCCAGAAGTGCAGAAACAACAGACGCGGCAGAC CGCCACCGAGCCCGAATCCGCAGGCGCAGCATCTACGCAGGCCGAGGACGATGCGGAGCAAGGCATACAGATAACATCAGCCCTGTTGAAACATTTTAATGGGATCAAAATTACGGGTTCGTGTAAGGAACCCTTTAGAGTGTTCCTCTCGCCACATCTATGGATCTATGCGGTACCGCCGGAGAACAAAATACAGCTGAGGCCGAACTTTGGACCCATAACCTCAATAGAATTAGGCAACCTGAGCAAcgattgcaaaaaaggagccaaCAACAGCTTTAAGTTAATCGTGCACACCAGCGATGATATTTTGACACTCAAGTGGAAGGTCACTGGGGAAGGGGCAGCTCCAG GCAACAAAGCAGATGTAAAGAAGTACAAACTCCCTACCCTAGAGAGGCCTTTCACTTCCGTGCAAGTGCATTCAGCCAACGCCAAGTCGAAGATAATCGAAAGCAAATTTTACGACATTGGCAGCGGCATGCCAG CCCAGTGCAGCGCGATCGCCACGAACTGCTTCCTCAGCGGCAGCCTCGAAATCGAGCACTGCTACCACTGCACCCTGTTGGAGAAGAAGCTGGCCCAAGACAGCGAGTGCTTCAAGTACGTCTCGAGTGAAGCGAAGGAGTTGATCGAGAAAGACACGCCGATTAAAGCTCAAGAAGAAGACGCCAACTCTGCAGACCACAAACTGATCGAGTCCATAGACGTGATACTAAAGGCAGTGTACAAATCAGATAAAgatgaggaaaagaaggagctCATCACCCCGGAGGAAGTGGacgaaaatttgaagaaagaGCTAGCCAATTATTGTACCCTACTGAAGGAGGTAGACACAAGTGGCACTCTTAACAACCACCAGATGGCAAACGAAGAGGAAACGTTCAGAAATTTGACTCGACTGTTGCGAATGCATAGCGAAGAAAACGTGGTGACCCTTCAGGACAAACTGAGAAACGCAGCCATATGCATCAAGCACATCGACAAGTGGATTCTTAACAAGAGGGGGTTGACCCTACCGGAAGAAGGGTACCCATCGGAAGGGTACCCCCCAGAAGAGTACCCCCCGGAGGAACTCCTCAAAGAAatcgagaaggaaaaaagcgCTCTGAATGATGAAGCGTTCGCTAAAGATACCAACGGAGTCATCCACCTGGATAAGCCTCCCAACGAAATGAAATTTAAATCCccctattttaaaaagagcaAATACTGTAACAATGAGTACTGTGATAGGTGGAAAGATAAAACGAGTTGCATGTCAAATATAGAAGTGGAAGAGCAAGGGGATTGCGGGCTCTGTTGGATTTTCGCCTCTAAGTTACACTTAGAAACGATCAGGTGCATGAGAGGGTATGGCCACTTCCGCAGCTCCGCTCTGTTTGTGGCCAACTGCTCGAAGAGGAAGCCAGAAGATAGATGCAACGTGGGTTCTAACCCTACAGagtttcttcaaattgttaaGGACACGGGATTTTTACCTCTAGAGTCCGATCTCCCCTACAGCTATAGCGACGCGGGGAACTCCTGCCCCAATAAAAGAAACAAGTGGACCAACCTGTGGGGGGATACCAAACTGCTGTATCATAAGAGACCCAATCAGTTTGCACAAACACTCGGGTACGTTTCCTACGAAAGCAGTCGCTTTGAGCACAGCATCGACCTCTTCATAGACAtcctcaaaagggaaattcaAAACAAAGGCTCCGTTAtcatttacataaaaacCAACAATGTCATCGATTATGACTTTAATGGAAGAGTCGTCCACAGCCTATGTGGCCATAAGGATGCAGATCATGCCGCTAACCTGATCGGTTATGGTAACTACATCAGTGCTGGTGGGGAGAAGAGGTCCTATTGGATTGTGCGAAACAGCTGGGGGTACTACTGGGGAGATGAAGGCAACTTTAAGGTTGACATGTACGGCCCGGAGGGATGCAAACGGAACTTCATCCACACGGCTGTTGTGTTTAAGATAGACCTGGGCATCGTCGAAGTCCCGAAGAAGGACGAGGGGTCCATTTATAGCTACTTCGTTCAGTACGTCCCCAACTTTTTGCACAGCCTTTTCTACGTGAGTTACGGTAAGGGTGCTGATAAGGGAGCGGCGGTGGTGACAGGGCAGGCGGGAGGAGCGGTAGTCACAGGACAGACTGAAACGCCCACTCCGGAGGCCGCTAAAAATGGGGATCAGCCAGGAGCACAGGGTAGCGAGGCAGAAGTCGCGGAGGGTGGCCAGGCAGGAAATGAAGCCCCGGGAGGGTTGCAAGAGAGTGCTGTTTCGTCGCAAACGAGTGAGGTTACGCCGCAATCTAGTATAACTGCTCCGCAAATCGGTGCAGTTGCCCCACAAATCGGTGCAGCTGCCCCACAAATCGATGTAGCCGCCCCACAAATCGATGTAGTCGCCCCACAAACGAGGTCCGTTGACGCCCCCCAAACGAGCTCGGTTGCCGCCCACCCCCCAAACGTGACGCCGCAGAACGTGACGCTTGGGGAGGGCCAGCACGCGGGGGGTGTAGGCTCCCTCATCCCCGCGGACAACTCGGGCGAGAAAAACATCCCAGTCATGCACCTTTTGAAATATGTGAAGGAGACCAAAATGACGAGGGCCTTCGTGACGTACGGCAGTTTGAGCGAAATAGAAGGCTCGCACAGCTGCTCCAGGATCTACGCCAAGGACGAGGAGGGGCACGAGGAGTGCGCGCAATTCTGCCTCAAGAACTGGCCCGCCTGCAGGGGGCACTACTCCCCCGGCTACTGCTTAACTAAGATGTACACGGGGAGCAACTGCCTTTTTTGCAGCGTGTAG